Sequence from the Ignavibacteria bacterium genome:
GATAGATAACAACATATTGAATGAATTCGGAAAACAATCTGTGATGGGAATTATGGAATATCTTGAATTGAATCATCCAAAATGGTTTGTGATGGATAATAAATCTGCTAACGCAGTCGGCAGCTGGTTGACTTTTACAAATAATTCCAATTGGAATTTTTACGGCGATTCTTATCTCTACATAACACCAAGTGCAAATAATCACTATGTTGAATGGAATACGGAATTACTATCTCCTGGAAAATATTTAGTCTATGCAATGTGGCAAGACCTTTCAACAGCGGCAACTAACGCGAAATATGAAATCCAAACTTTAAATTACAACAGCAATAAAATTGTAAATCAAAAAAATAACGGCGGTTTGTGGCAATTGCTCGATAGTGTGAACTTGAACACGCCTGATTATTTGACTATTAAGCTTTCAAATAAAGGGGATGGAACTATTGTTGCAGATGCAATTCGTGTTATTTATGCCGGAACTCCCACAAAAGTTGATGATGGAATTATCACTGAAGATTTTTCCCTTAAGCAAAATTTTCCAAATCCTTTTAATGCTTCCACAAAAATTAGATTCACTATCAGGAAATCGGCGAACTGTAATCTGAAAATATACGACTTGCTTGGGAGAGAAATCATAGCTCTTGTTGACGGACAAAAAAATCCCGGCAGTTATGAGATAGAATTTGACGCTTCCAGATTCTCTAGTGGATTGGTGAGCGGAATATATTTTGCATCGCTCCGAGTTGGAAATGAAATAAAAACAATTAAAATGACACTGGTAAAATAAATGAAACAACCCATTATAAAAGTTGGAATAATATCTAATCAGCATTCTGCAAAGTTTTTTTTGCACGGTTCGTTTTTAATGAACGAAAATCAAAAAATGAATGATATTGGATATACCGTTACTGTTAAAGGGGATTTGATTTGTCTTCACCAAGAAGAAAATATTATCGACGAACAAAAGGAATTCATTTTTAAACCGAAAGGGAAAAAATCGAACTTTGATATCGAAAACGTTGTGATCGGAATTGATTTTCACTGGGAGCAAAAGGAAAAAGAAACCTTTGAAGGGAATTTGCTAATTATTAATCGCGATGGAAAGCTGATTTTAATTAACGAAATCGAGGTTGAAAAATATTTACAATCGGTAATCAGTTCGGAAATGAACTCAGAAAGCCCGTACGAATATTTAAAAGCACATTCAATAATTTCAAGAAGCTGGCTTCTTTCACAATTAGATGAAACAAAAAACGGAGAATCGAAAAAACACGATTTTATTCAAACCGAAAAAGAAATTATAAAATGGTACGACCGAGAGGATCATGAGCACTTTGATGTTTGCGCCGACGATCACTGCCAAAGATATCAGGGCATTACTAAAATTCACGATAACAAAGCGCTTGCTGCCGTTAAAGAAACTTTCGGAATAGTATTGACCTACGAAGGAAAAGTTTGCGATACAAGATATTCAAAATGCTGCGGGGGTTTTTCGGAAGAATTTCAAAATGTCTGGCAGAATAATGAGATACAATATTTAATATCAATTTACGATCTCGATGCGCCTGCTTTTCTAACTCTTGACACTGAAGAGCGAGCAAGCGAGTTTATTAACTCACAGCCTGAAGCTTACTGCAACACAAATGATTCAGAACTATTGAAGACAATTCTTCTCGATTACGATCAGACAACAGTTGATTTCTTTAGATGGAAACTTGAAATGAAACAGCTTGGATTGGTTACTTTACTTAAGTTGAAAATGGGAATTGACTTCGGTGAAATTATTGAATTAAAATCTCTAGAAAGAGGAAAATCCGGCAGAATAAAAAAATTAAAGATCATCGGATCGAAAAAAGAATTCACAATCGGAAAAGAACTTGAGATCCGAAGAGCTTTATCAGAGAAACACCTTTACAGTTCTGCTTTTACTATTGAGCATGTTTATGGAGAGAATCCAAATGTTCCAATAAAATTTATTCTTCGAGGCGCAGGCTGGGGACATGGTGTCGGTTTCTGTCAAATTGGTGGAGCAGTAATGGCTTCCAAAGGAAAAAAGTTTGAAGAAATTCTTTATCACTACTTTAAAAACTCAAAATTAGAAACAGTCTACTAATTGCCTGCTAGGAAATTAAATAATTCTTCGCTGGAGCCGCAGGCTATGCTTCGAAATTATTCGATGGGGGCTTTCCCAATGGCTGAAGAATCTGGTGAAATCAATTGGTACTATCCGCAAGTAAGAGCAATTATTCCGTTAGATAACTACCGTATAACACGTTCTCTGCGGCAAGTTATCGGAAAAAATATTTTCGAAATAAAGTTTAACACTTCCACGCTCGAAGTAATTCATGAATGTGCAAAACGTAAAAAGACTTGGATTAGCCAAGAACTTATCGATGCGTATGAAAGGATTTTTAAACTTGGTTATGTTCACAGCGTTGAAACTTATTTTGAAAAAAAGTTAGTCGGCGGACTTTATGGAATTGCAATTCGAGGAGCTTTCTTTGGTGAAAGTATGTTCTCAAAAAAAGAAGAGGCCTCAAAGGTTGCTCTTTATTTCTTAATTCGACATTTGATTGAGAAGAATTTCAAATTGCTGGATGTTCAATTTATTACACCTCACCTGAAAATGTTCGGCGCTGTCGAAATTTCTCTTGAAGAATATAACAGATTACTTGATGACGCTTATCAAGATAAATGCTGATTAATAAAATAGAACACGAATTTTACAGATTTATGCGAATTTTCACGGATTAAATATATAGGCCATTTTAAAACAAAGTAAGGTTCATATTCGAATTATACATTGACAACTTCCATTCTCATTTCTAACTTTGAAATAAATCAAAGCTGTAATAAAACTTAAAGCGAAAATGAAAAAACAAAAAGAGAGAAAAATCGGAACGCAAGCACGGTCACAAGAAGAAAAACCAAAAATCAATTGGGGAAGATATTTTACAATTGCATTCGTGGCCACAGTCATAATACTTTTTATAGTCAATAATACAAGAGACGATTTACCAGAAATTAATCCTCAACATTATCCGCCAAGCTCTTCAGACGAAAAAACAAAAACAGATGAGACAAGAAATCCAGCGCATAATTTCGCACTAAAATCACTTGACGGAAAAAATGTACAACTTTCTGATTTTAAGGGAAAAATTGTTATAGTAGATTTTTGGGCAACTTGGTGTGCACCTTGCAGAGAAGGGATTCCCGATCTGATTGAAATACAAAAAGAATATAAAGATGTTCAAGTGATCGGGATTACGGTTGATCAAAATCCTATGGAAGTTGTTCCCGGTTTCGTTAAAGAATTTAAGATCAATTATCCAATTTTAATTTCAGATCCAAATGTGCTTCAGCAGTACGGCGGAATCGATGCAATACCGACTTCGTTCATAATTTCTAAAGACGGCAAGATCATAAAAAAAATGGTGGGGTTATATCCAAAGAGCACATATTTAAATGTAATTCGCGAGGAACTTCAGATTTAAAGTTTGATACGATTTGGCGGCGACAGTTTAGAATCTGTGTGAATCCGCTAAATCCATAAAATCCGCGTTCTATTCCGAATTGATAATACTTCTAAGAGCATCTTCTAGATCACTATATCCAAATTTGAATCCAGCATCCAAAAGTTTTTTCGGATAAACGTTTTGTCCTTCAAGCAATAATGAAGATACTTCACCCAATACCAATTTCACTAAGAATTCTGGTGTTTTTGTCCATGATTTCCGCTTCATAACTTTTCCGAGAGTCTTGCAAAATTCATTCATTCTTACAGATTGAGGCGAAACTGCATTCACCGCACCATTCAATTTACGTTTCGACACAGCAAACATTATGATATCAATAAAATCCTCTTCGTGGATCCACGGAATGAATTGTTTTCCTGAACCAATTATTCCCCCAACAAATAGCTTGAAAGGTAATTGAAATTTCGGAAGTGCACCGCCGCGGGACGATAGCACCATTCCTGTTCGGAGACTCACTCTCCTAACTCC
This genomic interval carries:
- a CDS encoding T9SS type A sorting domain-containing protein, which encodes IDNNILNEFGKQSVMGIMEYLELNHPKWFVMDNKSANAVGSWLTFTNNSNWNFYGDSYLYITPSANNHYVEWNTELLSPGKYLVYAMWQDLSTAATNAKYEIQTLNYNSNKIVNQKNNGGLWQLLDSVNLNTPDYLTIKLSNKGDGTIVADAIRVIYAGTPTKVDDGIITEDFSLKQNFPNPFNASTKIRFTIRKSANCNLKIYDLLGREIIALVDGQKNPGSYEIEFDASRFSSGLVSGIYFASLRVGNEIKTIKMTLVK
- a CDS encoding SpoIID/LytB domain-containing protein; its protein translation is MKQPIIKVGIISNQHSAKFFLHGSFLMNENQKMNDIGYTVTVKGDLICLHQEENIIDEQKEFIFKPKGKKSNFDIENVVIGIDFHWEQKEKETFEGNLLIINRDGKLILINEIEVEKYLQSVISSEMNSESPYEYLKAHSIISRSWLLSQLDETKNGESKKHDFIQTEKEIIKWYDREDHEHFDVCADDHCQRYQGITKIHDNKALAAVKETFGIVLTYEGKVCDTRYSKCCGGFSEEFQNVWQNNEIQYLISIYDLDAPAFLTLDTEERASEFINSQPEAYCNTNDSELLKTILLDYDQTTVDFFRWKLEMKQLGLVTLLKLKMGIDFGEIIELKSLERGKSGRIKKLKIIGSKKEFTIGKELEIRRALSEKHLYSSAFTIEHVYGENPNVPIKFILRGAGWGHGVGFCQIGGAVMASKGKKFEEILYHYFKNSKLETVY
- a CDS encoding leucyl/phenylalanyl-tRNA--protein transferase, with translation MLRNYSMGAFPMAEESGEINWYYPQVRAIIPLDNYRITRSLRQVIGKNIFEIKFNTSTLEVIHECAKRKKTWISQELIDAYERIFKLGYVHSVETYFEKKLVGGLYGIAIRGAFFGESMFSKKEEASKVALYFLIRHLIEKNFKLLDVQFITPHLKMFGAVEISLEEYNRLLDDAYQDKC
- a CDS encoding TlpA family protein disulfide reductase, with the protein product MKKQKERKIGTQARSQEEKPKINWGRYFTIAFVATVIILFIVNNTRDDLPEINPQHYPPSSSDEKTKTDETRNPAHNFALKSLDGKNVQLSDFKGKIVIVDFWATWCAPCREGIPDLIEIQKEYKDVQVIGITVDQNPMEVVPGFVKEFKINYPILISDPNVLQQYGGIDAIPTSFIISKDGKIIKKMVGLYPKSTYLNVIREELQI
- a CDS encoding TIGR01777 family protein, which codes for RVKSTQVIVDAIACSEKKPELLIVSSGVNYYGSNWEEIFTEESHAGNDFMANLAIDWENAAAEVEKFGVRRVSLRTGMVLSSRGGALPKFQLPFKLFVGGIIGSGKQFIPWIHEEDFIDIIMFAVSKRKLNGAVNAVSPQSVRMNEFCKTLGKVMKRKSWTKTPEFLVKLVLGEVSSLLLEGQNVYPKKLLDAGFKFGYSDLEDALRSIINSE